The Dendropsophus ebraccatus isolate aDenEbr1 chromosome 3, aDenEbr1.pat, whole genome shotgun sequence genomic interval ATTGTTgctcatagaaaccaatcacagttcagcttcattcctcatattgctctggtaaaagctgttattggttgctatgggcaacaaatagGGTCTTACTCTAAATCTCCTTCATGCGTATTATAATCCCATTATGGGCCCAGCTGCAGTGGAGCAACTCTCCCAGCCGTCCCTATATGACAGCTCTGCCATTCTGTATAGTGCACAGAGAGTGTAGGGGCTGTAAGGTCGGGGGGGAATACCCTGGAACCTGGAAACTTTTCTgatattaataatatttaatGACTAATAACTGAGTATTATATCATCTTAGATAGAACAACATGACAACAGATTTTCCCGAGCTGCGTGTTAATCCATACCATGGTGCTATGTAAGTCAGTTATACTTCATATACATTATGTAGGATCTGTTCTCCATCATGATTGTCTTTAGCGGTCCAGCACCCACACCCAGTAACCTATTTTCTCCATTTATAGACTTTATTTTTAAATTCCATTccttcacacattgcatttttatgcatttttattgCAATGTTCATATTTTGTCACGAATTGTGCAATTGAGGCCAAACATTGCTATATTACTGCAATTGCGCAAATCAGTGCACTATAGCAAAAAACGAAAActcgatgtgtgaacacagccttaggccaaAGCTACACTGCAACCTTTTGCAATGTTACAAGATTGATGTAGTCCTCTTGATTGCATACAACTCAACATATCGCTTAAGACAGCAGCTGAAGTTTTATAGGTAAAATTAATCTTATAGCActacaaaaaaaatcacaatgtaaggccatgttcacacaatgtatgttttacataaatcaaggctgttgttgcaatttgcaacaatggccgtgatttatgcaaaacatatgatgcatttaaatgaatggaatcccggccggagcgtatacacatagtatcccATCTGACCGCACGAAaatctgacatgttagttttctgtggccgcctGTCGgtccacacaatggagcatgtggcagcggtgaattgggatgcgcccgcatcccaattcatcagaaatgattGGGATGtattgcagtatcggccgggactATCTtctatgacaccggccgttctgtgacccagccggttcacagaacggccggagtcctacgccatgtgaacatggcctaactctgGCCCAAAGCCGTTTTCACACTAGAATAATACCAATGCTTTTTTTGTGTCCATGTCATGTCCACAAATCCCGTCCTAGCCATGTGTCTGATGACCAGAACTGACAGTTATGTGAAAGTGGCCATAGGTGTATTTTAATTCTCAAAAAACCCTTTCCAAACCAAATGAGCCACACATTTCCAAGTTTTTGTATTACTTTTTTGAGAATTTTTTGAGAATTTTTATTCATGTTTTTGTTTTAGGgaagttttttttcttgtgtgtttTATGCAAAATAGATCTTTGCAATTGTCAACTATTTTCACATGCAAATAATGCACCAAAATGCATAAAAACATGTGCAAACTGTGGAAGTGGCAGCACACTCCACTCCCTGGCATGCTGCCCGATCTGACTAATTACAGGAGTCGGGCTCCATTATAGACTATGGAGCAAATCTCCTGCTATCAGTTGGATCAGGCTTTTGCGGGCTATAACTCAAGATCGCAGCAGGTGATAGGACTGGGACCTGGGGTGATACAAGTTTTTGACATGGCAGGATGGCAAACCACAAAGGTTTGTAAAAAATTACAGCattgctttaaagggatactcttgtCAAGGGACCTTTAAAGATATACCTGGTGATGGGttttgtgaaaataataaagcacacttacctccctggccccCGCACCACGGCTCTATTCTGCTCTTTTTCATGGccccagtgtggtgtcccaccacaggtgttcctTGTCTGACACCTGTCGCAAAATCCCTATACTCtaaagtaaggtggtgatgaagatgtttataagttttgccaccagatgtcagttttctatgtatagccttgtatatatgtattgcacagctgtagtcactttAGGGTTAACCTTTCTTTTGTATTGTAtgattctgtggaccagtggagatacttctttcttttctacctatctctaagctcctttctcactctcttctccaccactcacaaggactcttacataccctgtaggaagtagtcacttggggagaggaagtgtagtgtcagtTTCCCTCTAACTCTCTGAGGAGTAGGGCACACACAGAACagacatccctgctgaacttagccagggcctggctctgccaggttcccctgTCCGGGACAGCCCAGCTGTGAAGTAGTTAGAGGCACACGTGTATAGACAACCCAGAGACTTTCCTTTCTAAagctataactacagacactatgcagtgctagacccctacTGGaggtcagagatcaccccagcccatgccGTTACCTCTCTGAAAAGTACAAGGCAGCTTACTAGaatagaggaactgacccggaaaGAGCAAAGATACCGTAGGAAtgtctacatactctatctcgcagcacaggtgaaaccgggacaccctcggacacttagcttcgcccaggtaacctagtctggggcttgtgtcaccctgataggacgggtctCACGACAAttcagggcagaaggtggttagtgaaacacgggcacaagtattcttcccTCAAGTATTCTcctcttctctcaagtattcttctctcaagttccggcagagcacagtagtaccctgggttggggctctcaggaaaaactcctctcctcttctcttagtgttgagcagtgatGCTCAACACTTAGCTCCACAagctctgctactctacctcagcacttaaagtatctcccagcacagattcagtgaacacaagtctgtatcTAAGAAGTTCTCATACCAGAGTATTCTGTATTGCAAGAGAATATCAGTAAAATCattctatttattctactgggattcaGTGATCATTGCCCCAGCACCTACACATTTCAGCTACATATTCCTTGAGGTAaatgtcccctttctgtgggtggtggtatcgACAGTGCGGGTGGAtcatctccccactctggaccactgtgacaagagcccaaagtattcatcacagcccggcaggtcacagaccattggggaacagtatagccagccacaactaaaagcaggtataccatcacacctgtgtgctgaatcagcactggtgtcacaacggTACCATCACCGGCTAGGCTATACCACACAACCAACCACCAAAGAAGTGGCGTCACCGCTACCACCTTTGTGTGTAACCGGTAGCACCGATCCCAGAAGCTCGCCACACCAGGGCCTGGAAGAGGCCCAACAGCGGGACAGAGCGGTAAGATAGCAGCAATGGCCCTGGAGCCAAGGAGGTAAGTatgctttatttttttcacacaacCCTGGGTatatctaaaaagaaaaaaaattccttgTCTGGAGTACACCTTCTGTATCCCCCTTACAGACcttcaaacatggagtaaagtgaaaccggctcagttgcccctagcaaccaatcagattccacctttcattttccaaagagcctgtgaggaatgaaaggtggtatctgattggttgctaggggcaactgagccagtttcactttacatcatgtttgataaatctccctctatatttTCTGGTATATCACTGGACCTCCCCTCTTCTAAGATGAACATCATTATTTGTCTTTACCAGGATGTCCCTCAGTAAATGACTTGTACACTTCTGTTGCAATTATTAAGTCTGGCTTTTTTGGCACCAGGCTTAAAGGTGTAGAGGTTCTGGGGATATATGTACAGgtgcaatgcctctacataaatcctgtgtgtaTCTCAGCCTGTCCGTTCACACGCACTGAAACCGACGCACCTCCTCTGCCTGCGTTCTGCTCCTTCCCTGACCCTCTAGTGCAAGTAGCGCAAAGTGGCCCGATGCAAAAGAAGAGAAACAGGCCTTTGGGGAAAAATATATGCGTATCAGGCCCTTTTATGGCACAATATGGCAGCCACGCTatgtaatacatgtccccctatatgtttattgTTCCACATAAGGGAAGCAGGAGACAGCGATCTGCTGGAAATTGAAGGAAGGTGCTGCAGGCTTAGGCAGCAAAACGCTGATCTACAAGATGCCTTGGGGAAAGCTGATACAGAAGTCCGCGAATTGTCTCACGAAATTGCATCCCTACGGGAAATGAACAAAAGGTGAGGTAACATAAGACTTGTTACATTCTATCACTTACATCTCCTCTACCTATTCTTACAGTTCTTATGTCAGGGGCATGGGGGTGGTACAGCTGCCCTGGGCACAAGGAGAAGCACTATCCCCCCCAACACACATCACCCCTGTCATAGGCATGCTGATACAAGCAGTGAACTGAACTcctgcattgtaatacacttaaTACACAGTGCAGTCAATGGCGCTTTCAGGAATTGAGTTGACTGCTCGTGGCAGAAGAGTCAGCATGCCTGTCGCATTTTCACAGCATATCCTGCCGCGTCTGCAAAGTGATAGGTATACTGTAAATGGATTCTCTCCTAGAACAGGGTCCCTGAACAGAGTCTCTGATCCGAACCTAAACCATACAGCTCCATATAACGGCTCCAGGCAACATTTTGTATATACCGTAACAatctattcatttatttatgatATGACTAGGCGGTTATAAGATAAACAGATAGAACAGACCTGAGATACACAGATATAGGTACACAGTAGTACACAGTTTCTGGCCAATAAataagccacagcccacacacagtatattttgttCTGTTATAATGCAGTAAAATGATTAATTAAAATCAATAGGCTCCGTTGGTTGTTGGTGCCCCTCATGCAGCAGACTGTCCTgcccgttttttgtttttttgctactGAACAGAATTTACAATGGAGGTCCTGACCTCTGACACaaatgtgaacctaaccttagtaCGGTGGCTTACTTATTATAGTGTGAAATAAAGTAATGAGTTGATCATGCCACACATGACaacattcagtgaatagcggccgcagaaaactgacatgtcagtttcttgtgtcACCGCTAGATCCCAGCCAGACTGTATACTATGGGAgacatgtattaaaggggttatccagcgctacaaaaacatggccacttttcccccctactgttgtctccagttcaggtgcggtttacaattaaaattaagctccatttacttcaatggaactgagtttcaaaaccccacccaaactggagagaagagaaggggaaagtggccatgtttttgtagcgttggataacccctttaaggtgcgtatcgacggaaagtgccgatttgtgtattattttattcgcaaacggccaatttgcgaataaaatatttgcatatcggcactttccgccgggaacgccaagggggcggggtgggggtgtggagggggcgggacggggggctccggcaaaagatacgccgaaaacctactccaccttttaggtggcgtaggttttctgccgtgcgcacagacgcgcacgggatttatgtagaggcagtacgcctctacataaatctccgtagcgccagatatgcagggacatttttaagtccggcgtaaaaaacgtcggacttaataaatgtccccctatgtgtatacactccggccgggattctctcagcctgcagcactatgtaagtaccgtagAAATCACACTTTGGAATCCTGATCAAACTCTCCTGGCGAGGGAAGTAGAAATAAATTACCTTCTTTATCTCTTTTCTCTTTAGCTTACAGAAGGAAATGGGTCAGTTTATGGATCTAAAAAAACAGGTAGAAACCCTGAAGTTTAAAGTGAACCAAAATGAGGAAGCAGCAGATATTGAGAATCAACTAAAGAAGGATAAGGTATAACAAGTAACTCCTAAGCCCCAACGCAAAATCTATAATGGCACCCTGCTCTAATCATAATTGTAAATGGGCAAAATATAACATTGAACTAATGGTTCAAGCAACCAATGATAGATTGTAAGAAGTCAGGTGTGTTTGATATTTTTACCTACCACATGCAGATATACGATAGTATTCTGCATATAACACGTGGTTATGACTTGTCCAGTGAATTACAGCAGGGAATGTATGCCACACATATAAATGCTAGTATGGATGAAGCATCATTTGTTGGACAGATAAATAAATGAACCACCCATGTTAGGAAGCCACAGTCCTCACCAAGAACCCATACAATATACACAAACTATAAACACTATCAAAGGGGTGACTACAGAAGTCATTTTTTTAGCCTTGAATGTACATTTTGATCTTCTTCTTTTGGTATTTGGATGGTTATCCAAGTAGTGGCTTTAATATTATTTCTTTAGAGACACATATACTGTAGGTGCCACCTTAACCCCAAAAAAGACAAACAGATAGATGAAATATATTTGTTTGTTTGCAGGAAAGAAGATGCCAACAAATGATAGAAAGAGTAGACCAGCTATTAACCAAGGtgaatatttattaataaatctAGATAcactggtaccttggtttaagagtaacttggattaagagctttttgcaagaaaagctcacagtatttcaaaactgtaacttggtttaagagcatcccgtactgggtgggaggggggagggggaggggcatggcctgcacagagtggtctacagcactgtattctgactcaggaagtctccctcaaatcatcacagatccactttaggctggggcttgcatcaggggacagcactgtggaggtaatctctttatagctgtaacccctctctccccagactgtgactgctgcatgtatgtgcacacATCTGCCCTACCCATTCCTTCATGggccctgtagtctctgtcagcccttgtgtttcccatcctctccattctagctataatctgcctgcactcacactcagcaatacgcactgctgctataatgtacctgcacttacactcagccattcacactgctgtttagaaaagtttttgtcactgtcctcctgccaaGGGCGTaattaccactgtagcagccatagtggctgctatggggcccgccgtatcagggggccctgtgacctgctcctgcaatacactgggctccctgagctgtcatcatttgcagcaccaggtggccaagcagGCCATTCAGGATCTGTAGATGTCGCTTTAACTATAGGCACTCCTGACGAgggcttgcagttatgactacacttgatggcttaaTGATCAGTTGGGAAGGGGATatcaaaaatttgctatggggcccagccatttctagttacgcccctgccctccttcacagctctgtgattctcacttcctgattggtccatgctgaacacacgcctcttccccattgctgtcatgtgaccatacagacTTCTGGCAGCAGccgtgcttctctattctagcctattgtactaccctactgcattatgggaatctgcatctccattctgtatctaaaaACTGCGGCTGTTTTTAATGTTTacgcacttactgtacattatactccacatgctgattgctatactgtatagtaacttataatatgacatattcagctgttcagatgtttgttttacatgttattcagaataataaatcattatttttggggtgtggaaccaattgtctgcatttcagtgatttcttatgggagaatttgctttggtttaaaagtggatttggattacaagcacggactcGGAACAAATTATGATCGTAACCCAAGGCACCATTGTACTTTGATGCTATAACAGGAATGCTATAGCCCCTGTAGTAACACTATAAATAAATCCTGACAACTTGTTcacattttacagatttttttgtttgtttgttacttTGGTCACACTTTTTAAAAACaaccttaaagggactctgtacccacaatctgccccccccccaaaccacttgtaccatcagatgcTTGTAATACAAGATCTatccggggtccgttcggcaggtgatgcagttattgtcctaaaaacaacttttaaacttgcagccctgtgtcaaattaacgtggcctagagtgtctgtgcctgcAACACTATTCCGTCCCTCCTcgccgccctcttcatcattaggaatgcctctgggcAGGCTTTCTCCTAtgcatcacttgtctgaacactgcacaggtgccttaactatccagcacatgtgtagtgttcagacaagtgatacattggagaaatcctgcctggggcattcctaatgatgaagagggcggggaggatggatggagaggcagtgcaagcctggggcacagacactctaggccatgctagtttgacacagggctgcaagtttaaaagttgtttttcaggacaatattTGCATCACTAACCGaacagactccaggacagatctatcAGACGGTAcgagcagttgggggggggggggggggggggggtcacattgttggtacagagttgcTGTAACATGTACGACAAAAGGCTAATTAGCCACATTGCATTCTGTCCTCATAGGTGTGTGTGAAAGGGAGCTTGCTATCCCACAACATAATCCAATAAACAATACACACCACCACATTGATTGTTGCTTAATTTGTGTGTATGTTGATGTTTCCCCACGCTTTATTTATTTGATGTAAAATTTAaagccttatggtgcatttacacaaaaagatttatctgacagatttttgaagccaaagccaggaacagactataaacagggtgcaggtcatacagggaaagactgagattccctgtcttttcaagtccattcctgactttggcttccaaaattggtcagataaatctgcctgtgtaaacgcaccatagacAGAAGGAAGAGACCACTATTATTGGCGTCAGACAGGTGTAATAGTTCAAACATTTTGGAACATTCAGAGCAGCAGTGGTGGGAACATTTATCGGACAGTATGAGACTATTGTTCTACCTACAATGTACTGTATTAGTATGATCATGCTTCTACCTCTTTGTCATTTTCCTTGTCATAGTTTGACCACTCCCAAGGTGAAACTGTGGTTCTGAAAAAGGAAGTAAATAGGTTAAGAAATCAGGGCACAAGCTTAGAGGTGAGTGATAAAAGGAAGAATACATGGAGAGACCCCACAATTGTTATCTAGTCATTGTGTGGTGACAAAGTGGATTTTGTTATctcaaagggaaactaacagcaggttcatGCATACAAACATGTTGATATATACCTGTTATTCTTAATACTCTGATTCAAACAATTATTTTTGCTGCCCAAAGCATTCTGCCATTTTTCTATTAtttagttaaagaggacctgtttaGTTAAAGAGGACTATTTAGTTAAAgaggacaggctcccgaccccccgttagagccccctatactcacgtggtcccgccgggtcccactccctgagccggtcaggtcacggagatatcaacgctcgaagcccggcgcgcactctgacaggagagtctgatgcccatatagaatgacggagcatcggactccccattcattctctatgggcgtctgactctgctgtcagcgcgcgcgccgggcttcgggcgctgatatctccgtgacccgacaggctcaggaagcgggacccggcgggatcacgtgagtatagggggctgtaacggggggtcgggagcctgtcaccccggcacgggggggtgacaggtctcctttaagtcccAATATGTAAtttaggtagtttggtgcactggaaacGTACCTAAGCCCCTTAGTGCAGCAGTCCATCCGGCTGCCTGTCAGCCTCTTTCACATCGTCTACTTATAATTATATGCATAAAGTAGTGATGTCTCCTTTTCCCactgaatctgtcactaggtttacctgccttaaatgaggacagcatatactagtgacagaaatggtgAACAGAACAGTGTATTACTTGCATCATTTTGGTAAGCTGTTCTCATAATATGCAGGATAATAGGAGTCTTGGCTTACCACTTCCCttgcccttcagctgctgattgacagttgattg includes:
- the LOC138785607 gene encoding myosin-6-like isoform X3, with product MTTDFPELRVNPYHGAMEAGDSDLLEIEGRCCRLRQQNADLQDALGKADTEVRELSHEIASLREMNKSLQKEMGQFMDLKKQVETLKFKVNQNEEAADIENQLKKDKERRCQQMIERVDQLLTKFDHSQGETVVLKKEVNRLRNQGTSLEEDLQKKRLELQQKQELAEEKESITICMTLTLNEYASTIEVLTNKINALQSKVTKSSQDFFMMRSDWNRQNKRKSGAF